The Pseudomonas asiatica sequence GTCTAAAATTTTCATATTGACTCACTAAAGTCCGGATTTCTCTACACGGATTAGGGCCGTAAATCCAAAATGCTACAATGCGTTTGAAGATTTCAGAGTTCTCCGGGCTGATATCTCCGGATCTTTTTCTCTTAGATTCTCCAAAGTTTAGCTTTAGTACAAAGCCTGCCCATGGTGTTAGGTCCCACTCGTTATCGCCATACCTCGCTGTTATTTCACCCTCGGTAGATATGCAGATTGGAAAGTCAGGTGCGGGCGGCCACGCGCTCGGCATAAAATTCACGTCGCTTGGCGATGCCGTGGCTGTAACTATATTCAAGCCAGCAAAAACCATACTCGGCATCACCGCCCTAGCTCCATAAGTTGTATCAGTCCCTCATAGTTGCGATGAAAGCGGCCTTCTCTCATTCTGTTCTCAGATTCTAGCACCCAAGATGTGCGAGGCTCACCACTTTTGGAAAAATGGTTAAGCTTTGTATCTATGCGGTTTATCAGTGTAGTTATGGGGTGATCTTTTTTTGTTTCTTTGGAAGGAACAGAACGATCTAGTTCCAACGCTTTTAGGTATTTATAGGTAGCTAAGGACCACACGTAATCTTCGCTATCTACATCGCGTTGGTATTCGCAGAAAAGGCAACCTGCAGGTGTTGAGCAATCAGGCTTATAGGCTCCATCCAATAACGTGCCCGACATGATGGGATGAACTGGTGCTATACACATTCCGGGCCCCACTGACGCGACAGCTGGATCGGTCATTCGATAGAATCGAGATATCTCTACAGCCGCTGCTTGGTGATGTGGCTCCTCATATATATGTAGCAAGGTTTCTTTTGTATGCTGGGCCATTTCAGCCACGAGGTCAGGACTGCGACTTTTCCGAAGTAACCAATTGATTCTAGACTTGCGCAAGGCCATAGGGCGGAAATGTTTTATTCCTAGTGTTCTGCACCGAGAAATAATACCCTGAAATGTTGGAAAGCTACCCTCGACGGGTATCTTGTTTGAGTACACAAAGGGGAACAATCGGTCGTCGTCAGCGACCCCTAAAATTTTAACCCATTCTAGGTATCTCTTGAACAGTGGTACATATTCTTTGAATATTACAAACTCAGCTTCTCCGCCCAGACGCCCCTTGTAGACTCTGTAAACTACCACGTCATCCCCATCAGTCTTATATCTAAAACTTCCAACTTTCAGTCTTGCGGCTTGGGAAAGATTCATTCCGGTCTGGGATATGAAAATTAAAATCTCGACCTCTATCCGGAGGTTTACCAGGGATTTCCGCTTTTCAAAAACCAGATGAGGTGGAATTGCCGCTCTGCGCTCTAAAAATCTATTTTTTTCTGAGGTGGCTTGGCAGGAATCTTCGATTTTTCTGTTTAGCAGCCCCGGTTGTTCAGTAAGTACATCGCCGGATTTTAATTTTATTAATAACGGCAGAGGTCCAGTCATCGCTTCTACCGTTAAGTTATTTGATAGATCCATTAATAAGCTGCCGAACCTAAAGAGCTCCTCTAAGTTTTGTTTGTCAGCCTCTGTGCCCAAGGCTCTATTTTTTTTTGAGCTCACCCTAAGCCTAGTTGTGGTTAGAAGGCCGACAGTGAGCCGGAGGCAAGGCTTTAGTAGGTTGTCAATCGTTTTTGCCTGCCTGTAGGCGGTCATATTTTTTAAGTCTCGATTGACCCGCACTCTCTGGATCAAGTGTTCTACCCAAGATTGGTAGGACGCAGCGACTTGCTCTATAGTCGCCTGGGAAGTGTTCTGGTCACACCATGAGAAAAATGTGCGCAAAGTTCGGATTCTGGTTTTGACAGTAACTTGCTGAACGCCACGGACTATCTGTGCGCTTAATTCGTCATGCAATGCCTGAACCAGCGGGAATCGCTTAGCGTCAGGTAGGCCGAAATGGCCAGCC is a genomic window containing:
- a CDS encoding site-specific integrase produces the protein MSKILDLTFPALPYGTHEAKFDLASLLYIGASKAPADKVMKLIEAGHFGLPDAKRFPLVQALHDELSAQIVRGVQQVTVKTRIRTLRTFFSWCDQNTSQATIEQVAASYQSWVEHLIQRVRVNRDLKNMTAYRQAKTIDNLLKPCLRLTVGLLTTTRLRVSSKKNRALGTEADKQNLEELFRFGSLLMDLSNNLTVEAMTGPLPLLIKLKSGDVLTEQPGLLNRKIEDSCQATSEKNRFLERRAAIPPHLVFEKRKSLVNLRIEVEILIFISQTGMNLSQAARLKVGSFRYKTDGDDVVVYRVYKGRLGGEAEFVIFKEYVPLFKRYLEWVKILGVADDDRLFPFVYSNKIPVEGSFPTFQGIISRCRTLGIKHFRPMALRKSRINWLLRKSRSPDLVAEMAQHTKETLLHIYEEPHHQAAAVEISRFYRMTDPAVASVGPGMCIAPVHPIMSGTLLDGAYKPDCSTPAGCLFCEYQRDVDSEDYVWSLATYKYLKALELDRSVPSKETKKDHPITTLINRIDTKLNHFSKSGEPRTSWVLESENRMREGRFHRNYEGLIQLMELGR